Genomic segment of Tomitella fengzijianii:
GAATGGTCGCCAGCGCGTGCTCGGCGACGCTCGGGTCGACGATCCTGTCGTCCGTCCCGTGCATCACCAGTACCGGGATGTCCAGGGTCGCGAGCATCTCGTCGTGCCCCGAGTTGCGGTTGAACAGCGCCGTGCGCACCCGCGGCGGCGTGCCCAGCGCCAGCGCCAGCAGCGCCTGCTGACGCTCGCCCTTGCCGTGCAGTTCGCCGTGGAAGGCGGACGTCAGCTCGATCATCGCCGGCACCGCCACCTCGGCGTCCGTGGCCAGAACGGACGGCATCGCGGAGCGCATGGCCTTGCCCACGCGGCCGCCCTTCTGCCCGCGGCCGATTCCCGTGAGCGCACCCACAAGGATCAGCCCGCCCACGGTGCCGTCCGCCGCGGCGCCGCGCTCGTTGTCCAGAAAGTCGCAGCAGACCAGCCCGCCGTAGGACCAGCCCAGCAGCACCGCGCCGGCCCCCGCGCCGATGCCCTCCGCGTCCAGGACGGCGCGCAGGTCGCCCGCCCACAGCGACGGATCGTCGTACGCGTCCTCGGGGGCGTCGGAATAGCCGTGGCCGCGCAGGTCCACCGCGATCACGCGGTACTGGCGGGTGAGGGCCGCGAGCACGTTGGGCCCCCAGCAGGCGGACGACTGGGCCCACCCGTGCACCAGGATCAGCGGCCGCGCGCCCACCCTGCCGTCGACTCTGTAGACGATGCGCGTCCCGTCCGAAGCATCCACCTGCCGGACCGCAGCACTGTGCTCTGCCATGGCTTCCAGAGTATGCCCGCGCGGCAAGGCCGGCCTTCCGCGGGTGAGGCATCGCACCGGCCCCGCGGCGACGGCGCGGCGATTAAGGTCGGGGCATGGCATCAGACGCACCCGCTTCACGCACGGACGGCCCGGCGGCGCAGGACGAACTCGCCCGCGGCGTCGACGCCGTCGCCGGGCAGCAGCGGACCGGAGGGACGGCGGGCCGTCGCAAGACTGCGGTCGTCACCGGCGCGAGCTCCGGCATCGGCGAGGCCTGCGCCCGCACCCTGGCCGCGCAGGGGTTCGACGTGGTCCTGGGCGCCCGCCGCACCGACCGCATCGACGCGATCGCCGCGGAGATCGGCGGCCGCGCGCACCGGCTCGACATCACCGACCAGGAATCCGTGGACGCGTTCGCCGAAGCGGCCGGGCCGGTGGACGTGCTGGTGAACAACGCCGGCGGCGCCAAAGGCCTGGCCACCGTCGCCGAGGCCGACCTGGACGACTGGCGCTGGATGTGGGAGACCAACGTCCTGGGCACGCTGCGCGTCACCAAGGCGCTGCTGCCCAGGCTGATCGACTCGGGCGACGGGCTCGTCGTCACCGTCACCTCGGTGGCCGCCCTGAGCTCCTACGACGGCGGCGCCGGGTACACCTCCGCGAAACATGCGCAGGCCCTGCTGCACCGCACCATGCGCGGCGAACTGCTGGGCAAGCCGGTGCGCTTCACCGAGATCTGCCCGGGCATGGTCGAAACCGAGTTCTCGCTGGTGCGGTTCAAGGGCGACGCCGACCGCGCCGACAGCGTCTACGCCGGGGTCACCCCGCTGATCGCCGAGGACATCGCCGAGATCGTCGCGTTCGCCGCCACCCGCCCGGCGCACGTCGACCTGGACCAGATCGTGGTGCGGCCGCGGGACCAGGCGCACGACGGCCGGGTCAACCGGCGAATCTGAGGCGCCTGTGGGTGGCGCCGCGCCGCGCCGCGCCCGTCAGATCTCGCAGCCGACCAGCACCGGCTCGGGCTCCAGCCGCACGCCGAAGGCCGCGCGCACCCCGTCGCGCACCTCCCGCGCGAGCGCCAGCAGGTCGCCGGTGCGCGCGGCCCCGCGGTTGGTGAGCGCCAGCGTGTGCTTGGTGGACAGCCGCGTCGGCGCCCCCTCGCCGGGGTACCCCTTGCCGTAGCCGGAGCGCTCGATGAGCCAGCCGGCCGACAGCTTGGTGCGCCCCCCGCCGGCCGCGTACTGCGGCACCCGTGCGCCGTCGCCGACGCGCGCCGCGACCGCCTCCAGCACGCCGGGCAGGTCTGCGTCGTCGATCACCGGATTGGTGAAGAACGAGCCGGCGCTCCACGAGTCGTGGTCGGGGGTTCCGTCGTCGCGCATCAGGTCCGCCACCATCCCCTTGCCGGTACGCAGGCGCAGCACGGCGCGGCGGACGTCGGCCGACGGCGCCCGTGCGCCCGGTTCGGCGCCCATCGCCGACGCCAGTTCGCCGTAGCGCAGTGGCGCGCTGAGCCCGTCGTCGTGCAGCCGCATCTCCACCGTCAGCACGAGGGCGTCGTCGCGGTGTTTGAGCACGGACGTCCGATATCCCAGCCGGAGGGCGTCGGGCGCCACCCAGTGCCGTTCGCCGGTACGGCGGTCGAGCAGCTCCACCCGCTCGAGCACGTCGGCGATCTCGGCCCCGTAGGCGCCCACGTTCTGGACCGGCGTCGCCCCGGCGGAACCCGGGATCCCGGAGAGGCATTCGAGGCCGCCGAGGCCCGCCGCCACAGTGGCCGCCACGACGTCGTCCCACAGCGCCCCGGCGTCGGCGCGCACAAGCGTCCCGTCGACGTCGATCCCCGCCGACGCGACGCGCACCGCCGCGCCGTCGAAGCCGGAGTCGGCGATGACCAGGTTGGACCCGCCGCCGAGGATCAGGGTGCTCTCGCCGGCCGCGTCGAGCGCGCGCACCACCGCCACCAGTGACCGGGTATCGGCACAGGTCAGCAAGTGGGTACAGGGGCCGCCGAGGCGCAGCGTGGTCAGGCCCGAGAGGGGGGCGTCCGCGGCATGCCCGGCGCCGGCGTCGGCCGCGAGCCCGGGGAGATCGAGAGTGTGCACAGCAGCCCACGGTAACCTGCCCCCATGCCACGACGCATCGAGTACTCGGCCCGCCTCTCCGGGAACGCAGCGCGCACCTACGCCGCGCTGGCCGACAAGGCGTATTGGGACGGGTTGATGGACCAGCTCCGCGAGTTCACACCCGTGTCGGTGGTCGAATCGTTCGAGTCCGGCGACGACGGGATCCGGGTGGAGATGACCCAGGTGATCGCCCGCGAGATGATGCCCGCAGTGGCCCAGACCGTGCTGCAGACCGACCTCGTCATCACCCGCAGGGCGACGTTCGGGCGGTTCGTGCCGGACGGCGTCACCACGGGCGGCTTCTCCGCGACGATCCCCGCCGCCCCGGGCAGCCTGGGCGGCGACGTCACCCTGACCGGCACCGACGGCGGGTCCGTGCTGCACTACACCCCCGAGGCCAAGGTGAACATCCCGTTCGTCGGCGGCAAGCTCGAGGACGTGATCCTGGAGAATCTGGTGAACCTGATCGGCATCGAGGAGGACTTCACCAATCGCTGGCTGCGTTCGCACAGCTGAGCCGCCGATGCGCCACGATTCTCATATTCCTTTCATGTTGGTCGTGGACAATCTGTCGTGATGACTACTCGAGCGCCTTCACGCACCCCGCGCCGCCGCCGGCACACCGCCCTCCTCGTCACGATCGGGATCGTCGTGGCCCTGGTCGCGGTGGCCGTGGGCGGCGAGTTCTACGCCCGCGACCGCGTCGGATCCTGCGTGGCGACGGCGATGGGGCAGGAGGTCGACGGCGACGTCGACGTCAGCCTGGGCGCCACCCCGCTGCTGCTGACCCCCATCACCGGCACCGTCTCGTCGATCAGCGTGAACAGCGACAGCATCAACCTGGCCGGCCCCGGCGAGGCGAGCATGCGCGGGCTGCAGCTGCGCTCCACCATCCACGACATCAGCCTGCCGGAGGGCGACGGCACCGGCACCGTCGGCTCGTCGGAGGCATCGGTGTCCTGGGCCAACGACGACATGCTCGCCAGCCTGCAGACGCTCCCGTTCGGCATGCTCATCAGCGGCGTCACCACCGACCCGGCCACCGGCACCATCGACGTG
This window contains:
- a CDS encoding SDR family oxidoreductase, which gives rise to MASDAPASRTDGPAAQDELARGVDAVAGQQRTGGTAGRRKTAVVTGASSGIGEACARTLAAQGFDVVLGARRTDRIDAIAAEIGGRAHRLDITDQESVDAFAEAAGPVDVLVNNAGGAKGLATVAEADLDDWRWMWETNVLGTLRVTKALLPRLIDSGDGLVVTVTSVAALSSYDGGAGYTSAKHAQALLHRTMRGELLGKPVRFTEICPGMVETEFSLVRFKGDADRADSVYAGVTPLIAEDIAEIVAFAATRPAHVDLDQIVVRPRDQAHDGRVNRRI
- a CDS encoding LmeA family phospholipid-binding protein, with protein sequence MTTRAPSRTPRRRRHTALLVTIGIVVALVAVAVGGEFYARDRVGSCVATAMGQEVDGDVDVSLGATPLLLTPITGTVSSISVNSDSINLAGPGEASMRGLQLRSTIHDISLPEGDGTGTVGSSEASVSWANDDMLASLQTLPFGMLISGVTTDPATGTIDVAVAGGLGSMSLTPRIEGGVVTMQASDITAFGIGLPTGGAQQIIDLLTRNLAEYPLQMQPTSVDVTDQGLQVKLQGGPAPLTTADGPKVDCSII
- a CDS encoding alpha/beta fold hydrolase, whose product is MAEHSAAVRQVDASDGTRIVYRVDGRVGARPLILVHGWAQSSACWGPNVLAALTRQYRVIAVDLRGHGYSDAPEDAYDDPSLWAGDLRAVLDAEGIGAGAGAVLLGWSYGGLVCCDFLDNERGAAADGTVGGLILVGALTGIGRGQKGGRVGKAMRSAMPSVLATDAEVAVPAMIELTSAFHGELHGKGERQQALLALALGTPPRVRTALFNRNSGHDEMLATLDIPVLVMHGTDDRIVDPSVAEHALATIPHARPSFWDGGGHAPFVENEGRFISEIDEFIDVLDGDLPAAGGGVGSAAGGGR
- a CDS encoding DUF2505 domain-containing protein, with amino-acid sequence MPRRIEYSARLSGNAARTYAALADKAYWDGLMDQLREFTPVSVVESFESGDDGIRVEMTQVIAREMMPAVAQTVLQTDLVITRRATFGRFVPDGVTTGGFSATIPAAPGSLGGDVTLTGTDGGSVLHYTPEAKVNIPFVGGKLEDVILENLVNLIGIEEDFTNRWLRSHS
- a CDS encoding UDP-N-acetylmuramate dehydrogenase, giving the protein MHTLDLPGLAADAGAGHAADAPLSGLTTLRLGGPCTHLLTCADTRSLVAVVRALDAAGESTLILGGGSNLVIADSGFDGAAVRVASAGIDVDGTLVRADAGALWDDVVAATVAAGLGGLECLSGIPGSAGATPVQNVGAYGAEIADVLERVELLDRRTGERHWVAPDALRLGYRTSVLKHRDDALVLTVEMRLHDDGLSAPLRYGELASAMGAEPGARAPSADVRRAVLRLRTGKGMVADLMRDDGTPDHDSWSAGSFFTNPVIDDADLPGVLEAVAARVGDGARVPQYAAGGGRTKLSAGWLIERSGYGKGYPGEGAPTRLSTKHTLALTNRGAARTGDLLALAREVRDGVRAAFGVRLEPEPVLVGCEI